From the Micromonospora echinospora genome, the window CAACGAGTACGGCAAGCAGAAGCCGCTGGCCCGGATCATCCGGATCATGGCGGACGTGATGACCGGCGTGCCGTCGATCGTCATGGGCCTCTTCGTCTACATCGGCTGGGTGCTGGTGGTGGGCGAGTTCTCCGGCTTCGCCGGGTCGCTCGCGCTGGCCTGCCTGATGCTCCCCGTGGTGATCCGCAGCAGCGAGGAGATGCTCCGCCTCGTCCCCGACGAGCTGCGTCAGGCGAGCCTCGCCCTCGGCGCGCGGAAGTGGCGGACCATCCTCACCGTCGTGCTGCCCGCCGCGATCTCCGGCATCACCAGCGGCTCGCTGCTCGCGGTGGCCCGCGCCGCTGGGGAGACCGCGCCGATCATCATCGTCACCGGCATCACCTTCGCCGCGAACCCGAACCTCTTCGAGGGCACCAACACCGCCCTGCCCGCGCAGATCTTCCGCAACGCCAGCCAGCCCTTCATCGGTGCCCAGGACCGGGCCTGGGGGGCGGCCCTCACCCTGATCGTGATCGTCGTCCTGTTCACGGTCGTCGCCCGTCTCATCGCCAACCGCTTCGCCCTGAAGGAGCGCTGAACCATGGCCCAGCACCGCACCGTGACCGACCACCGTCCGTCCGTCGCCATCAACGCGCCCGGCGAGGGCTGGGGTGCCGCCGGCCCGCACTCCGCCGGGGACACCACCGTGATGGAGCTGCGCGACGTCAGCGTCCACTACGGCAGCTACGAGGCCGTCCGGGGCACCACCATCCCGATCCGGCAGAACCAGATCACCGCGATGATCGGCCCGTCCGGCTGCGGCAAGTCGACCATCCTGCGCTCGCTGAACCGGATGAACGACCTGATCCCCGGGGCCCGGGTGACCGGCTCGGTGACCTACCACGGCCAGGACATCTACGCCAAGGGCGTCGACCCGATCCAGGTGCGCCGGCGGATCGGCATGGTCTTCCAGAAGCCCAACCCGTTCCCGAAGTCGATCTACGACAACGTGGCGTACGGGCTGCGCATCAACGGGATCAAGGGCAGCCTCGACGACCAGGTCGAGGAGGCCCTGACCGGCGCGGCGCTCTGGGACGAGGTGAAGGACAAGCTCCGCAAGAGCGGCCTGGCCCTCTCCGGCGGCCAGCAGCAGCGGCTCTGCATCGCCCGGACGATCGCGGTGAAGCCGGACGTGATCCTGATGGACGAGCCCTGCTCGGCCCTCGACCCGATCGCGACCAGCAAGATCGAGGACCTGATGCACGAGCTGTCGAAGTCGTACACGATCGTGATCGTCACCCACAACATGCAGCAGGCCGCCCGGGTCAGCCACTACACCGCCTTCTTCACCGCCGAGGTGGACGAGCAGCAGGTGCGGCACGGCCGGCTGGTGGAGTTCGACCAGACCTCGAAGATCTTCACAAACCCGGGCGACAAGCGGACCGAGGACTACATCACCGGCCGTTTCGGCTGATTGGCGCCGTGCCGACCCGGGCTTCCGGAGCCGAGTCGGCCGGAACCGTCCATCCGAAGGAAGGTGATGTGGTCACTCACGACGTCGGTGCGGACCTCGTGCACATCGCCGTCCCGGTCGCGTACGTGCGGCACGTCGCCGCGCTCCTGGCGGAGCTGGACCGGCAGGGCGGCGACGTACGCCCACCGGCCCGACCGCCCGCCCGCCCCGCCCCGCCGGACCTCGCCGGCCGGTGGTCGGTGGCGGAGCTGCGGCGGTTCGCGACCGGACGGTCGAAGAGCCACGACACCGTGCTCAAGGTCCTGGACCTGCTCGCCGCCCGCCCCGACGAGTGGCTGTCGGCGGAGACGATCTGCGCGGAGGTGGACGTCTCCCGGCACCGTTTCGGCGGGGCGCTGGCCGGGATGACCCGGATGCTGCGGGCCCACCCGACCTTCCGGGAACTGGGGATGCCGTTGAACCGGTACGTCACCGGCAGCCTCGACGACCGGGCCGGAACCTTCTACTGGATGACGGCGGAGCAGGCCCGCCAGTGGCAGCAGGCCCGCGCCGGGACGGCCGGCTGGTCCGACCGACCGCCGCCGGCTGATTCGTCAGCCGGCTGATCCAGCGGCCCGTTGGTCCGTGTGCCGGCTGATCCGGCGGCCCGGTCCGGCTGACTGTCGGCCCGGTGATCCGTGCGCTGGCTGACTGTCGGCCCGACGATCCGTCTGCCGGTTGATCCGGCGGGCCGTCGGCCGGCAACGGGACCGCCGGCCGGCGGCCCGCCCCCGCAGGGGAGGCGGTCAGCCCCGGTGGTAGTTGACGTGCGCGCACCAGTGGGCGAAGCCGAGCCGCAGGTAGAGCGCCACCGCGGCGGTGTTCGACTCGTCCACGTAGAGCATCACCCGGTCCAGGCCCCGTCGCTCGCGCAGGTACGCCAGCCCGGCAGCGGTCAGCACCCGGCCCAGCCCACCCCGGTGCGCCGTCGGGTCCACCCCGAGCACGTAGACCTCGCCGATCGGGGTCGAGCCGGCCCGCTGGTGGACCTTGGTCCAGTGGAAGCCGAGCAGCCGGCCGGTCGACTCCTCGACGGCGAGCAGGAAACCGTCCGGGTCGAACCACGGCTCGGCGAACCGTAGCCGCAGGTCGTCGGCGGTCCAACGGCCCTGCTCGGGGTGTTCGGCGAAGGCCCGCGCGTTGAGCGCCAGCCAGGCGTCGTCGTCCGTGCCGGGGCGGAAGGCGCGCAGCGTCACCCCGTCGGGCAGTTGCGGTCCGGTCAGCGGTCCGGTCAGCGACCGGCGCATCTGCCAGAGCACCCGGGCCCGGCCGAAACCGAGGTCCACGGCGAGGGCGGCGGCGGCCGGATGGTCCCCGTGCGCCCAGGCGCGAACCGCGTCGGGCCGAAGCTGCCCGCTCCCCGCGCCGGCCAGCGGCTGCCCGCCCGCGTCGACCGGCACCGCTCCGCCCACCCCGGCCGGTAGCGCCCCGCCCACGTCGGTCGGCAGCGTCCCGCTCACCTCGGCCAGGGCAGCCGTCGCGATCGCGCGGCCCAGTCCGCGCCGCCGGTACGCCGGGTGCACCACCAGGTCGAGGCCGGTGCCCTGGGCCGGCGCGGTGACGTCGAGGTGCGCGTACCCGACGAGCCGGCCCTCGGGCGTCCGCGTGGTCAGGTGCACCGCGGCGGCCCGTGGGTCCCGCAGCCGGAGCAGCACCGCCTCGTCCAGCGGGTCCGCGCCGTCGGCGTCCCCGGCCGCCCTTGCCAGCGCCAGGACGTCGGCGATCCCCGCCTCGTCCAGCCGATCGGCCCGGTCCACCCGAACGCCCGTCACGCTGCCATCCCGTACGCCGCCGTCTGCCACCCCGCCACGGTAACGGTTCCAGCCGGTTCCGCGCCCCGCCGCCCGCGTGCTGGCCCGCCCGTGTGGTAGCCCGCCCGGGTGGTAGCAGGGGACCCCTGCTACCGCTTTTTGATGAGGAGGGATCCCCTGCAACCAACCAAGCCGTACCGGGCAGCACCGGGGGAGCACCGGGAAAGCACGGGGAGCGGTCGGGGTTACAGGTCGGGCGGCAGGGCGGTGACGCGGAATCGGCTGGTGAGGTTGGGCAGGATCCAGTACAGCGCGTCGACGGTGCCCTGACGGTCGCCGCCCGCGTCGTGCAGCAGCACGACCGAACCGGGCATGGTGGCCGAGTTGACCATGCCGGCGATGCTGGCCGCGCCCGGGGCCTGCCAGTCGCTCGGGTCGACCGTCCAGTGCAGCGGCACCATGCCGAGGTGCCGGGCCACCGACACCAGCGGGTACGTCCACGCGCCGCCGGGCTGCCGGTAGTACGCGATCCGGGCGTCCGGCACGGCTGCCCGGATCGCCTCGTTGGTGCGCAGCAGATCGGCCTGGATCGTCTGCTCGGTGCGGCTGCCGAGGAGCACGTCGTGGTTCCAGGAGTGGTTGCAGAGGCTGTGGCCGTCGGCCACGATCGCCCGTACCAGGTCGGGGTGTGCCTGGGCGTTCTCGCCGACCAGGCAGAACGTCGCCGTCACCCGGTACGCGCGCAGCGCCGCCAGCGTCTGCGGGGTGTAGTACGGGTCGGGACCGTCGTCGAAGGTGAGGGTCACCTGCCCGGTGCCGGTGGTCATCTGGGTGCCGTGGGGGCCGGCCTCGTTGCCGCCTTCGGGGGCGGGCTCGTTCGCCTCGGTGTCGGGCGCGGGCGATGGTGTGCCGGTCGCCGGGGGCTGCGCGGCGACGTGCGGGGGGCTGCTCGGGGCGGCCGGAACCGGGCCGCCCTCGTTCCCCATGAGGCTGTAGCCGATGGCGTACGCCGAGCCGAGCAGCGCGGCGGCCACCAGGGCCACGATTCCCAGGGCGCGGTGGGACGAGGCGGTGAACATCAGGCACCCCGCCGGCTGGTCAGCGTGCCGGACGGCCCCGCCGGACGGGGGCGGGCGGGTGCCTCGGAGCGGGGCGGCCGACGCAGGCCACCTGTCGCTGGTTCGGTCGTCGTGTGCACCGTCGCCCCCTTCTCCGGCTGGTTCGCCAGTCAGAGTAGGGGCGTCCGAAGGAACAAGAAGGACATTCCCGAACTAGCCCCCGGAAAGGGGGAAAATGGTTCACACCGGCAGGGGTGCGTGCTCCGTCTCGGGCAGCGAGCGCGACGGCGGGACGACGAACTTGTAGCCCACCTGCCGCACGGTGCCGATCATCGACTCGTATTCCGAGCCGAGCTTGGCGCGCAGTCGCCGGACGTGCACGTCGACCGTGCGGGTGCCGCCGAAGTAGTCGTACCCCCAGACCTCGCGCAGCAGCTGGTCGCGGGTGAACACCCGGCCCGGGTGCTGGGCGAGGAACTTCAGCAGCTCGAACTCCTTGTAGGTCAGGTCGAGCGGGCGTCCCTTGAGCTTGGCCGCGTAGGTGTCCGGGTCGATGGTCAGCTCACCGGCCCGGACGGAACCCCCCGTTCCGGCGGTGGCGCTGCTCAACCGGCCGACCACCAGCCGCAGCCGGGCCTCCACCTCGGCCGGGCCGGCGCTGGCGAGGATGACGTCGTCGACGCCCCAGTCCGCGTTGAGCGCGATCAGCCCGGCCTCGGTGACCACCGCGACCAGCGGCACCCCCAGGCCGGTGGCGTGCAGCATGCGGCAGGTCGCCCGGGCCTCGCTCAGCTCCGACCGGGCGTCCACCAGGACCGCGTCCGGGCTGGGGCCGGCGACCAGGGTCCGCACGTCACGTGGCGCGGTGCGGACCGAGTGGGGCAGTAGGTCGAGCGCCGGCAGTACGGCGGATGGTTCGCCTGCGCGTGCGGTCACCAGCAGCAGGATCTCCACACGATCACCTCCGTCCGGGCGGCGGTCAGCCGCGCGCGACCAGCGACGGCACCCAGGACGGAGCGCGGCGCTGAGAACTCGTGGTCCCGGCGTCGCTGGCGGGCAGGTCAGGGCTTGAGCCTAACCGATTGTCCGTGGTCGACCTCGGGGTCTTCTCCCGTTTGCCGGGGTTGTCCGCACTTGCGGCACAGGTTTTAACGTCCGTGAAACGGCGTCCGCCCCGCAGGTGGTCGGGTCTGGCACGATCGTGTCGTGTTTGCCTCCGCGTCTCCCGCCGCCGGTCCCGACCCCTGGTCCGACGACGGCCCACCGGCCGGCTTTCCCCCGCCGCCCGGACCGGCCCTCGACGACCTGGTCGGCCCGCGCAAGCGGCGCGGCCCTCGCCGCTTCCGGCCCGGCGATCCGTCGGCCTATCGGCCGGACGACGAGGCCGACGACGACGAGCTCGACGAGGAGGAGATCGAGCCGGTCGAGATCAACAAGCCGCTCTCGCTGACCATCGCCGGCTTCGCCGTGCTGCTCGGCCTCGGGCTGGTCCTCGCCGCGCAGACCTCCGGCCCGAGCCACCGGCTGCCCTTCGCCACGGTCATCCTCGGCGTGCAGCTCCTCTTCGTCCTGGCCTGGACGATGGCCACCCGTCCGCCGGCCCTGCTGGCCGTCGCCGGAGTCGGCGCGACCACCGCCGGGGTCGTCGACACGGTCGCCGTACGGTCGGCCGAGGCCCGGCTGCTCCCGCTGCTCTACGTCGCCGCAGGCGGTCTCGTGGTCGCCGTGCTCGGCCAGCTCGTCCGGCGGGTCGACCGGGAGCGGGTCACCGACTCGTTCGGCACCACCCTGCTGATCATGGCCGGGGTGGCCGGATTCGCCACCCTGCTGCCGCTGAGCCGGATTCCGGCCGGCACCCAGACCATCACGGTCAGCCTGACCGCCACCGCCCTGGCGCTCACCGTGGCGCGGATCACCGACGCCGTGCTTCCCTGGCCCCGGCTCGCGCCGCAGGTGCCCCGGGGGGCGGCCGGGGTGGTGCTCGGCGCGATGCTCGGCACCCTGGCCGGCAGCGTGCTCGGCAGCTTCCTGGTCGGCTTCACGCCCACCAGCGGCGCCCTGGTCGGCCTGGTCACCGCCGCCACCGCCGTCCTGGCCGACCTCGCCGTCGGGTACGCCGAGGCGGGCCGGCTGATGGCCGGCGAGACCCCTACCTTCTGGATCGCCCGGCACATGCAGGGACCGCTCGGCGGCATCGCCCTCGCCGCGCCGGCCGCCTACTTCGTGTGCGTACTGTTCCTCTGACCCCACGCCTCGGCCGCACGGTTGAGGCGTGGGCCCATCGGGTACCACCGGTGTGCCCCCAGGCGACACCGGACATGAGAGTGGAGGCGGCGTGACCGAGGCCTACCCGGCGTACGACGAACGGCCCCGGCGGCGGGGGCGCAAGATCCTCGTCGGCCTGCTCGTCCTGCTCCTGATCCTGGTCGGACTGGCCGTGGTGGCCGACCGGATCGCCGCCGGGGTCGCCCAGGACGCCATCGCCGACCAGGTGCGCCAGGAACTCACCCAGCAGGACGCCAGCGCGCAACCGCCGGACGTCGAGGTCGGTGGCTTCCCCTTCCTCACCCAGGTGCTGAACGGAAAGTACGAACGGATCACCATCCGGCTGCGCGACGTCCAGGGCACCGTCGAGGGAAACTCGGTGAACCTGCCGGAACTCGACGTGGACGCCCGGGGCGTCACCGCGTCGCTGGACACCATCCGCTCCGGCCAGGGAGACGTGGTGGCCGACCGGGTCGACGGCACCGGGACGGTCAGCTACGACAGCCTGGCGGCGTTCCTCGACCGGCCCGGCCTCAAGCTCGCAGAGAAGGACGGCAAACTGGCGGTCACCGCGCCGGTGGACATCCTCGGGCAGAAGCTGACGGTCACCGGCAACGCCGAGGTCAGCGTCAGCGAACAGGGGAAGGTGGCACTGCGCTTCAGCGACCTGGACGCCGAGGGCCTGCCGAACGTGCCGATGGCCCGGGTGCTGCTGAACAACTACGCGCGCAGCATCTCCATCGACGTCCCCCTGCCCGAACTGCCGTTCCAGCTCACCGTGCGGGAGGTCCGGCCGCTGCCGGAGGGGCTCGCGGTCACCGCCGACGCCCGGGACGTACCGATCAGCTCGGTCGGCTGAGCCGCCCCGCGCCGGTGGCCGGCGTGACCCGTGGGGCCACCGGGTGTGGTGTGAACCACGCCCGGAAGGCCTGCTCAGGCGTCCCGGATGCTGGTCGGGCCGATGGCAGGACCTGGGAACGCTGGTAGGCTCCGTGCTCATGGGGACGCTCCTCACCAAACGGCGCGCGGTCGACCTGTGCCGCGTGGCCACCTGCCTGTGTCGCTCCGTCATCTGACGGCGGAGCTGCAAACGGCTGTGTAGCGGCCACCGGCGGGGTCTCCCTCATCCCCCGGTTCTCCTCTTTCGCCCGGCAGTGGCGCCGTCGCATCCAACCCGAGATCCGTCCAACCTGGGTCCCGCGCGCGGTGCGACAGACACCGACCTTCCCCGCGCGTCGACTCAACCGCCATCCTCACCAGGGAGTGATCCGATGAGTCGCGACACCGCACTCGTCTCGGCCGAGTGGGCCGAGAAGAACCTCGACGCCCCGGGCGTCGTCTTCGTCGAGGTAGACGAGGACACCTCGGCGTACGACACCGGCCACATCGCCGGGGCGATCAAGCTCGACTGGAAGACCGACCTCCAGGACCCGGTCCGCCGGGACTTCGTCAACAAGAGCCAGTTCGAGGCGCTGCTCTCCGAGCGGGGCATCGCCAACGACGACACCGTCATCCTGTACGGCGGCAACAACAACTGGTTCGCCGCGTACGCGTACTGGTACTTCAAGCTCTACGGCCACGGCGACGTCAAGCTGCTCGACGGCGGTCGCAAGAAGTGGGAGCTGGACGCCCGCCCGCTGGTCACCGACAAGGTCGAGCGTCCGAAGACGCAGTACGTCGCGCAGGAGCCGGACAACTCGATCCGTGCCTTCCGCGACGAGATCGAGCCCGCGATCGGCGTCAAGAACCTGGTCGACGTGCGCAGCCCCGACGAGTACGCCGGCCGGCTGCTCGCCCCCGCCCACCTGCCGCAGGAGCAGGCGCAGCGGGCCGGGCACGTGCCCACCGCGATCAGCGTCCCGTGGTCGAAGGCGGCCAACGAGGACGGCACCTTCAAGTCCGACGACGAGCTGCGCAAGATCTACGGCGCCGCCGGGCTGGACGACAGCAAGGAGACCATCGCCTACTGCCGCATCGGCGAGCGCTCCTCGCACACCTGGTTCGTGCTCCAGGAACTGCTCGGCCACCGCAACGTGAAGAACTACGACGGATCCTGGACCGAGTACGGCTCGCTGGTCGGCGTGCCGGTCGCGCTCGGCGACGAGCCCGGGGAGGCCTGAGCCATGACAGCACCCACCGCTGCCGGTTGCGCCGCGCCGGACCAGGCGGCTCCGCTGCCCGCGAGCCTGGACCTGGAGAAGGAAACCGTCATCACCGGTGTCGTCCGGTCCGAGACGGGCGAGCTCGTACCGGGCGCGTACGTCCGGCTGCTCGACTCGACCGGTGAGTTCACCGCCGAGGTGGTCACCTCGCCCGCCGGCCAGTTCCGGTTCTTCGCCGCGCCGGGCAGTTGGACGCTGCGTGCCCTCTCCCGGCACGGCAACGGCGACATCCCCGTCGCCGCGGCCCGGGGCATCAACGAGGTCGCCGTCACGGTCGCCTGACCCGGACCTTCCGTCGTTCGGCCTCCCGCTCGATTTCGGCGATATCGCGGTGTCCGGCCCGTGGGACACCGCGATATCGGCAAACTGAAGTGGGTCAAGCTGTGCCCGGGGGATCGGCGGTCACAGTCGTGTCCGCAGGCGCGGGGTGCACTCCTCGGCGTGGCCGGGGCGGAGGACGCAGCGCCGCCGGTGCGGCAGCCGCCGGTCGCAGAAGACGGCCTGCTGGGCGGCGGGGTCGCCCTCCTCGGAGACCGTCGTCTCGCCGAGCACGAGCTGCGGCAGGAACGCCAGGGACCGGGTGAGCGCGCGGGCCAGCACGTGCGCGGCGGCCAGGTCGTCCGCCACCACCGTCAGGTGTACGACGAACCGCCGGTCGTCGTTCACCGGTGCACCCGGGGCGCGAAGCGTGCCTGCCAGTCCCGCAGGTGCTGCTTGATGCGGGTGTTCTCGTTCCGGATCCGGTCCAGTTCCGTGTGCAGCGCGGCGAGGTCGTCGGCCACCCGGTGCAGGAAGGCGGTCACCTCGCCGGGGTCCAGGCCCCGCCGGACCAGCGTGAACTGTCGATCGCGAATCCGCCCCGCGCACAGCGGCCGGTACGCCGCCGACCGGTAGTACCGGCCGGGGTTGGTCGCGCCGACCGGGCGCACCGGAGCGGGTGGCCGGTGCCGACCGGTCGTGGCTGTCGGGCCGGAGTCGCGGCGGAAGCGTCGGAACAGGTTGCGCACGGTCGGACCACCCTTTCCCGAGGGGCCCCTGCTCAGGGGATGCGTCGCTGGGGTCGGGGCGGACCGTCCTGCCGTTGCGCGGTCCGCCCCGACGGGGGGATTGAGTCCTGCCCGTTGCCACACGAGGAAGGTCTCGTCGCCAACTTATGCGCATAATGCGCAAGGGTCAACCGTGACGCACGGTGTTTCTTCGGTCGCTTGTCGATGACGTGCTGGTCGTGATCAAATCGGACTGCCACGCGAGGAGCGCCATGCCTTCTATGTCTGATTATCTACGCATATCCCATGAGATCATGGATGATGTTCGATCCGGTCGGCTCAACCCGGGTGACAAACTTCCCTCCATTGCCCAGCTCTGTGAGCACTACAAGGTCGGTGCCTCGACGATCCAGCAGGTCTACATCCGACTCGAAGCGCTTGAGGTGATCGATCGCCGCCAGGGCAAGGGTGTCTTCGTCACCGATCCGGCCACGTGGATGCGGAAGCCGTGACGATTGGGCGTGTCGACTCGTCCGGGACCGGCGACTCGTGGCCGGCTGCGGTCCGGTGGGGTCGGCGCGTGTAGCTGAGCTGACAGGAACCCGGGCGGGTCTTCGATCCGGTGGCGTGAGGGATGCGTGAGCTGGCCCTGGGGTGGTCAGGCACCGTCTGGTCGTGGGGTGGCCGCCAGGATGAGGTCGAGACCGCGTTCGAAGAGGTCGTCCTCGCTCCAGCGGGCGGTGTCGAGGTGGCCCGAGGAGTTGAGCGTCGGGTAGGCGGCGGGGTTGGCGGTGATGTGTCGCCGGGCTTCCGTCTGGGCCTGGGGGTCCGCGCTGCGGTGCCAGGTCGCCTCGGTGAGCGCCGCGCCGATCACGTAGTTGGCCAGCGTGCGGGTGGCCACGGTCAGTTCGACGTCGGAGAGGCCGCCCCGGCCCAGCGTCGCTTGCAGGTGCTCGGTGCGGGCGAGGACGTTGGGGCCGAGCATCGGTCGACCGATCAGGCCCGGGGCCCAGGGGTGACGGAGCATGACCGCGCGCCAGTTGCGGATCAGGGTGCGGGCGTCGCTGCGCCAGTCGTCGGTGGCCTCCGGGAGCGGCACGTCGCCGAACACGTGGTCGAGGGCCAGGTCGAGCACGTCGTCCTTGGTCTTCACGTGCCAGTACAGCGCGGTGGGAGTGACGTCGAGCATCTGGGCGAGCCGCCGCATGGTCAGGCCGTCGATCCCGTGTTGGTCGAGCAGCGTCACCGCCGCGTCGACGATGCGCTGACGGGTCAGGGGGATCGGGCGGGACCGGGCGGGCTCCTCGCGCAGCCACACCGAGGCGGGATGCGCGCGACGTTCTCCCGAAGTGTCGTCGCGCTGCTGGTCGAACTCGGTGTCGGTCACGCCAGGACTCCAGATCACGTGTGTGGGGTGGAGGTCGTCCGGCCGGAGTCGGGGCGGCGGTGTCGTCCCACGGAGCACCGCCACCCCGACTACCGGCTGTCGTGCCGGCTCAGTAGCGGGTCTTCACCAGGAAGGCGTAGCCGACCACCTTGGTGCCGTTCCAGTTGTACATAGCGTGACAGGCCTGGGGCGATGTCCACGATGAGACGTAGCTCGGCCGGGCGGCGTTGCAGGCCTTCAGCGTCGGGTAGAGCGGGCTGGTGTAGTCCGCCTGCGCGGGCGAGGCCAGGCCGAGGACCAGCCCGCCGGCCACGGCGCCAGCGGCCACGAGGCTGCGGACGCGGGGACGACGCAGAAGTTTCGCCACGGGATATCCCTTCTTCGTGAATCAACCCGTTTGGGCTGTGGATCACCAGCAGTGTATGGGTGTCCCGCACGTCCCTAAAGATCATCTCGGAGTGCGATCTCCGCACCGTGCGTAGCCAACTTAACGATGGTAAGTTAATCTAACGTCGTGCATGGTCCTGGCGGGCGTGGCCGAGGGGAGGCGTCGGAGTCGTGCCTCTGATGCGGATCCAACTGGAGAGCGACCGGGCCACCGCCCGACGGGTCATGGCGCTGCACCTGGCCGACAAGGTCCACCGGGAGTCCCGCGACGCGGCGCGGGCGGAGGTGTGGCGACGCGGTCGGACGCCGGCCGGCGAGCCGATCTTCGTCGGAGTCACGAACGGCGAACCCGTGCGACTGCTCTACGACGTGGAGGTCCACTGCGACACGACCCGGTGACGGCAGTCCCGTGACCGAGGTGAACGGAGCGGGGCAGCGGGACCCCGCAGGAGTCGTCCGGTCGGCGGGTGGTGGGGCGCGGTGGTGCCGGCCGCGCCCCACACCTGTCCAACCCTCGGAGACCCCTCCGGGTCACGCCCACGTGGCCCGTCCGGGGCGACGTGACACCATGGCCGCGTGACCGGTCCTGTCCAGACGGGGTACGCCCCGCCCAGTGGTCCGCCCAGCCCGCCGGCGCGGGGGTGGCCCCGTTGGCTGATCGTGGCCACCCTGCTCTGGGCGCTGCTGCTGGCGGCGCTGACCTGGCTCTCCGTACGCGACGACGGGCCGACGGTCCGCGAGCAGCGCAGCCTGTCCCAGGCCGGTCCGGTGGTGGACCGCGCGATCGGTGACCTGGTCGCCGCCGCCGGCCCGGACGCGCTCGTCGAGTTGACGCCGCCCGTGGTCGAGCGGGGTTGCCGGGTCACGCCGTTCGAGGACGGCGGCACGCTGGAACGCGTGGCCGAACTCCGGCTCACCGGGCAGGAGCCCCGAGCCCTGCTGGACCGGGTCGCGGAAGCGCTGCCGGACCGTTACCGCGCCACCGTGATGCTCACCCGGGAGGGGACCCGGTTGCGGGCCGACGCGGGGGAGTTCGTCACCGTGCGCGGCCAGGAGACCGAGGAAGGGACCGTGCGGTTCACCGCCGACACCGGCTGCCGCCCGCTCGGGTCCGGGTACGAGGCGACGCCGGTGACCGGCGCGGACGCCGAGGCCGACGCGGTCACCGGGGCGCTGCGGGCGCTGGGTCGCCCGGCCCTCGGGGA encodes:
- the pstA gene encoding phosphate ABC transporter permease PstA, yielding MTATVEPGTRTPVVPDLSGRALSVRRRIVNHLATGGIYLTVLLAVVPLGLVTWTVVSRGGGVMSLDFLNADIPNSYRREGPGMGPAIVGTLIITGMASLMAIPLGVFGAIYLNEYGKQKPLARIIRIMADVMTGVPSIVMGLFVYIGWVLVVGEFSGFAGSLALACLMLPVVIRSSEEMLRLVPDELRQASLALGARKWRTILTVVLPAAISGITSGSLLAVARAAGETAPIIIVTGITFAANPNLFEGTNTALPAQIFRNASQPFIGAQDRAWGAALTLIVIVVLFTVVARLIANRFALKER
- the pstB gene encoding phosphate ABC transporter ATP-binding protein PstB, whose product is MAQHRTVTDHRPSVAINAPGEGWGAAGPHSAGDTTVMELRDVSVHYGSYEAVRGTTIPIRQNQITAMIGPSGCGKSTILRSLNRMNDLIPGARVTGSVTYHGQDIYAKGVDPIQVRRRIGMVFQKPNPFPKSIYDNVAYGLRINGIKGSLDDQVEEALTGAALWDEVKDKLRKSGLALSGGQQQRLCIARTIAVKPDVILMDEPCSALDPIATSKIEDLMHELSKSYTIVIVTHNMQQAARVSHYTAFFTAEVDEQQVRHGRLVEFDQTSKIFTNPGDKRTEDYITGRFG
- a CDS encoding polysaccharide deacetylase family protein — its product is MFTASSHRALGIVALVAAALLGSAYAIGYSLMGNEGGPVPAAPSSPPHVAAQPPATGTPSPAPDTEANEPAPEGGNEAGPHGTQMTTGTGQVTLTFDDGPDPYYTPQTLAALRAYRVTATFCLVGENAQAHPDLVRAIVADGHSLCNHSWNHDVLLGSRTEQTIQADLLRTNEAIRAAVPDARIAYYRQPGGAWTYPLVSVARHLGMVPLHWTVDPSDWQAPGAASIAGMVNSATMPGSVVLLHDAGGDRQGTVDALYWILPNLTSRFRVTALPPDL
- a CDS encoding winged-helix domain-containing protein, which gives rise to MEILLLVTARAGEPSAVLPALDLLPHSVRTAPRDVRTLVAGPSPDAVLVDARSELSEARATCRMLHATGLGVPLVAVVTEAGLIALNADWGVDDVILASAGPAEVEARLRLVVGRLSSATAGTGGSVRAGELTIDPDTYAAKLKGRPLDLTYKEFELLKFLAQHPGRVFTRDQLLREVWGYDYFGGTRTVDVHVRRLRAKLGSEYESMIGTVRQVGYKFVVPPSRSLPETEHAPLPV
- a CDS encoding DUF2993 domain-containing protein; translation: MTEAYPAYDERPRRRGRKILVGLLVLLLILVGLAVVADRIAAGVAQDAIADQVRQELTQQDASAQPPDVEVGGFPFLTQVLNGKYERITIRLRDVQGTVEGNSVNLPELDVDARGVTASLDTIRSGQGDVVADRVDGTGTVSYDSLAAFLDRPGLKLAEKDGKLAVTAPVDILGQKLTVTGNAEVSVSEQGKVALRFSDLDAEGLPNVPMARVLLNNYARSISIDVPLPELPFQLTVREVRPLPEGLAVTADARDVPISSVG
- a CDS encoding Ms5788A family Cys-rich leader peptide, with product MGTLLTKRRAVDLCRVATCLCRSVI
- a CDS encoding sulfurtransferase; this encodes MSRDTALVSAEWAEKNLDAPGVVFVEVDEDTSAYDTGHIAGAIKLDWKTDLQDPVRRDFVNKSQFEALLSERGIANDDTVILYGGNNNWFAAYAYWYFKLYGHGDVKLLDGGRKKWELDARPLVTDKVERPKTQYVAQEPDNSIRAFRDEIEPAIGVKNLVDVRSPDEYAGRLLAPAHLPQEQAQRAGHVPTAISVPWSKAANEDGTFKSDDELRKIYGAAGLDDSKETIAYCRIGERSSHTWFVLQELLGHRNVKNYDGSWTEYGSLVGVPVALGDEPGEA
- a CDS encoding DUF1416 domain-containing protein encodes the protein MTAPTAAGCAAPDQAAPLPASLDLEKETVITGVVRSETGELVPGAYVRLLDSTGEFTAEVVTSPAGQFRFFAAPGSWTLRALSRHGNGDIPVAAARGINEVAVTVA
- a CDS encoding DivIVA domain-containing protein, with the protein product MRNLFRRFRRDSGPTATTGRHRPPAPVRPVGATNPGRYYRSAAYRPLCAGRIRDRQFTLVRRGLDPGEVTAFLHRVADDLAALHTELDRIRNENTRIKQHLRDWQARFAPRVHR
- a CDS encoding winged helix-turn-helix domain-containing protein produces the protein MPSMSDYLRISHEIMDDVRSGRLNPGDKLPSIAQLCEHYKVGASTIQQVYIRLEALEVIDRRQGKGVFVTDPATWMRKP
- a CDS encoding TetR/AcrR family transcriptional regulator C-terminal domain-containing protein, whose amino-acid sequence is MTDTEFDQQRDDTSGERRAHPASVWLREEPARSRPIPLTRQRIVDAAVTLLDQHGIDGLTMRRLAQMLDVTPTALYWHVKTKDDVLDLALDHVFGDVPLPEATDDWRSDARTLIRNWRAVMLRHPWAPGLIGRPMLGPNVLARTEHLQATLGRGGLSDVELTVATRTLANYVIGAALTEATWHRSADPQAQTEARRHITANPAAYPTLNSSGHLDTARWSEDDLFERGLDLILAATPRPDGA